The genomic DNA GATACCCGACGCCGGTGATCAGCAGCTTCTTGGTGAAGCCGTCGGTCACGCCGGTCACGAGATTCTGAACCATCGTGCGCTGCATGCCCCAGAAGGCGCGCGCCTGCTTGCTGTCGTTGGCCGGCTGCACCGAGATGCCACCATCTTCGACCGTGTACGTGATCTCGTCGCGCATCGCGAGGTTCAGGGTTCCCTTGGGCCCCTTCACCGTCATCTGCTTGCCTTCGATCGTGGCGGTGACACCGGTTGGGACCGGAACCGCTTTCTTACCGATGCGGCTCATCAGAATACCTCCGCCAGCACTTCGCCACCGACGTTCTGCTCGCGTGCTTCGGCATCCGAGAGCACGCCGCGCGGCGTCGAGACGATCGTGATACCCAAGCCGTTCATCACTCGCGGCAGGTCGTTCGACCCACTGTAGATGCGGCGGCCAGGCTTCGAAACGCGCGCGACGTGCTTAATAGCCGGCTGCCCTTCGAAATACTTGAGCTCAATGCGGACGCCCTTGACGGGGCCCATCTCTTCATCGCTGTAGCCACGGATGTAGCCTTCGCGCTGAAGCACGTCGAGCACGCGGGTCCGCAGCTTGGACGCTGGCGAGAGGACGGAGTCCTTCTTCGCGCGCTGCCCGTTGCGGATGCGGGTGAGCAGGTCACCCAGGGGATCGGTCACTGCCATCTTGGGATCCTTACCAGCTCGACTTCGTCAGACCGGGGATCAGGCCCTTGTTGGCCAGATCGCGCAGCATGACGCGGGCAAGACGGAACTTGCGATAATAAGCGCGCGGCCGACCGGTGATCTCGCAACGGTTGCGCACCCGCGTCGGGTTCGAATTGCGCGGCAGTTCGGCCATCTTCAGGCGCGCGATGAGACGCTCGGTCTCGTCGAGCGACTGATCGTTCGCCGCGGCCTTCAGCTTCGCCCACTTGGGGGCGTACTGCTTGACCATCTTCTTGCGCCGCTCATTCTTATTTACGGAACTCAGTTTCGCCATGGACTTAAGCTCTCTCGTTTAGTTCGTTGCCAAGGGGCTCACGCCGCCTTCTTTTCTTCGTCGGCCTCGTCCCGCGGGAACGGGAAGCCGAACAGACGCAGCAGCTCGCGCGCCTCGTCGTCGGTCCGTGCACTCGTCGTGACAATCACGTCCATGCCGCGCACCTTATCGATGCGGTCATAGTTGATTTCCGGGAACACGATCTGCTCCTTGAGCCCGCAGGCATAATTGCCACGACCATCGAAGCTCTTCGGGTTGAGCCCACGGAAATCGCGAACGCGCGGCAGCGCGATCGTGATGAAGCGATCGAGAAACTCGTACATGCGATCACGGCGAAGGGTAACCTTCACGCCGATCGGCATGCCTTCACGCAGCTTGAACTGCGCGATCGACTTCTTCGCCTTCGTGATCACCGGCTTCTGACCTGCGATCAGCTCCATCTCGGAAGCGGCCTGATCGACGCGCTTCTTGTCCTGGGTCGCCTCACCGACGCCCATGTTGAGCACGATCTTCTCGATCCGCGGCACTTCGAGCACGTTCTTGTAGCCGAACTTCTCGGTCATCGCCTTGGCGATGCTCTCGTCATACAGCTTGCGGAAGCGCGGCGTATAGCCCTGGGTGTTAGCCTCAGCCACCGATCTTCTCCCCGGTCTTGACCGCAATGCGGACCTTTTTGCCGTCCTGCATTTCGAAACGGACGCGCGTCGGCTTGCCATCGGCCGTCACGTGCGCAACCTTCGAGGCATGCATTGGCGCTTCGAAGCGCTTCAGGCCGCCCTGCGGGTCGCCCTGCGTCGGCTTCGAGTGGCGCGTCGCGACGTTGATGCCGCCGACGATGACCTTGCCGTCCTTCGGCATGGAGGCGGTGACGGTGCCCGTCTTGCCCTTGTCCTTGCCGGACAGGACGATGACCTGGTCACCCTTCTTGATCTTCGCGGCAGCCATTACAGCACCTCCGGCGCAAGGCTGATGATCTTCATGTGCTTCTTGCCGCGCAGCTCGCGCACGACCGGGCCAAAAATACGGGTGCCGATCGGCTCCTCGTTCTTGTTGACCAGCACCGCGGCGTTCGAATCGAAACGGATGGTCGAACCGTCCGCCCGATGAATGTCCTTCGCGGTACGCACGATGACGGCGCGGTGAACGTCGCCCTTCTTCACTTTGCCACGCGGCTGCGCTTCCTTGATGGAGACGACGATGATGTCGCCCACACCGGCAACCCGGCGCTTGGACCCGCCAAGCACCTTGATGCACTGCACCCGCTTCGCGCCGCTGTTGTCAGCGACGTCGAGATTGGACTGCATCTGGATCATTGATCCGCTTCCTTCTCGCTATTGGGGTGGATACCGACCCAGCCCCGCCTTAAAAAAATGACCCCGGCCGCGGGGTTATCCGCGTCCAGGGGGAGCGGCCCGTTAGCCGCCCCGCAAGAAAAATGCAATGCCCCGTGGGGCGCTGCCTCGTTCCTGCCCTTACTCACCCTCGCCCCTCGGCTGGTCTCCGGTACCCCGGACCCTGGCCGATACTGACGAAGGTGCCCTGCTATCGAACCAGCGGCGGCTTACGCCGTTGCCGGCTCGTCGATCTCGACCCGCTCTGGCGTCGCATGGGTGTTAACCCGGTCGACAACCTTCCAGGTCTTCAGCTTGGAGATCGGAGCTGTCTCTTCGATCCGAACCGTCTCGCCCTGCTTGAACTCATTCGTCTCGTCGTGAGCATGATACTTCTTCGAGCGACGGATGATCTTGCCGTAGAGCGGGTGCTTCACCTTGCGCTCGACATTCACCACCACCGTCTTGTCGCCCTTGTCGGAAACGATCAGCCCGGTCAGCACGCGCTTTGGCATGTGCTTGTCCTTTACTTGCCGGTCGCAGCACTACGCTGCGACTGGAGGGTCTTGATGCGGGCAATGTCCTTGCGGACCTCACGCACGCGGCTCGGCTTTTCGAGCTGGTTGGTCGCCGCCTGAAAGCGCAGGTTAAACTGCTCGCGCTTCAGGTTGCCCAGCGCGTCGGACAATTGATCGTCCGACTGGCCATTATATTCGATCTTCTTAGCCATCTCACTCGCCTCCGAGATGCGTGGTGTCGCCGAGACGAGCCACGACCTTGGTCTTGATCGGGAGCTTCATCGCCGCGCGCTCGAACGCCTCGGCAGCAAGCGGACCCGGAACCCCGTCGAGCTCGAACAGGATACGACCCGGCTTGACGCGTGCGGCCCAGAACTCGGGCGAACCCTTGCCCTTACCCATGCGGACTTCGGCCGGCTTGCCCGACACCGGAAGATCCGGGAAAATCCGGATCCAGAGCCGGCCCTGGCGCTTGATGTGACGCGTGATCGCGCGGCGAGCCGCCTCGATCTGACGCGCGGTGATCCGCTCGGGCTCCAGCGCCTTCAGGCCATAGGCCCCGAAGTTGAGCGCGGTGCCGCCCTTAGCGTCGCCGCTGATGCGGCCCTTGAACGCCTTGCGGAACTTGGTGCGCTTCGGTTGTAGCACTTTTCTCTACTCCTTAGCGACGGTCGTCGCGCGCAGGACGCACGCCGGAGGTCTGAGCCTCCATCATCAACCGATCGAACGCCATCGGATCATGGCCGAGGATCTCGCCCTTGAAGATCCAGACCTTCACACCGCACACGCCATAAGCGGTGTGCGCCTGGGCCTCGGCATAGTCCATGTTGGCGCGCAGCGTGTGCAGCGGCACCCGGCCCTCGCGATAGCTTTCCGAACGCGCGATCTCGGCGCCGCCAAGGCGACCGCCGCACGCGACGCGGATGCCATCAGCACCCAGCCGCATCGCCGACTGCACCGCACGCTTCATGGCGCGACGGAAAGCGATACGACGCTCGAGCTGATCGGCGATGCCCTGCGCAACGAGCTTGGCATCGACTTCCGGCTTGCGGATCTCGACGATGTTGAGCGAGACGTCCGAACTCGTCATCGAACCGATCGTCTTGCGCAGCTTCTCGATATCGGTGCCCTTCTTGCCGATGATCACGCCCGGACGTGCGGCAAAGATGGAAATGCGGCACAGCTTGGCCGGACGCTCGATCACCACCTTGGAGATCGCAGCCTGCGGCAGCGTCTTCATGATGTGCGTGCGGATCTTCAGATCCTCAAGCAGCAGGCGACCATAGTCGGCGCCGTCGGCGTACCAGCGGCTGTCCCACGTGCGGTTGATCTGCAGGCGCAGACCGATCGGGTTGCTCTTATGACCCATTAGGCTTCTTCCTGCTCGCGCACGACAATCCGCAGCCGCGAGAACGGCTTGAGAATGCGGGTGGACTTGCCGCGGCCGCGCGTCGCGAACCGCTTCATAGTGATCGACTTGCCAACCGACGCCTCGGCAACGACGAGTGCGTCGACGTCGAGGTTGTGGTTGTTCTCGGCATTGGCAATCGCGGAGGCGAGAACCTTGCGCGCATCGACCGCCATGCCCTTCGTCGAGAAGGTCAGGATGTTCAACGCGTCGCCGGCCTTCTTGCCACGGATCAGCGCCGCAACCAGGCCCAGCTTCTGCGCCGAACCACGGATCTGCGTACCGACCGACAAGGCTTCCTTGTCGCCGACCTTGCGGGGGGACTTAGGCTTGCTCATCAGCGCTTGCCCTTCTTGTCGGCGGCGTGGCCTGGGAAATAGCGCGTCGGCGCGAACTCACCCAGCTTCATGCCGACCATATCTTCATTGACCGAAACCGGCACGAACTTGCGACCATTATAGACGCTGAACGTAAGGCCGACGAACTGCGGCAGGATCGTCGAACGACGCGACCAGGTCTTGATCGGGCCGGTGCGACCGTTCTGGTCCTGCGCCACTTCTGCCTTCTTCAGCAGATGAAGGTCCACGAACGGACCCTTCCAGACGGAGCGAGCCATTACTTCTTCCTCGCGTGACGGCTGCGGATGATCATCTTGTCCGTCGCCTTGTTGTGGCGGGTGCGCGCACCCTTCGTCGGCTTGCCCCACGGCGTGACCGGATGACGACCGCCCGAAGTGCGGCCTTCGCCGCCGCCGT from Sphingomonas radiodurans includes the following:
- the rpsC gene encoding 30S ribosomal protein S3 — its product is MGHKSNPIGLRLQINRTWDSRWYADGADYGRLLLEDLKIRTHIMKTLPQAAISKVVIERPAKLCRISIFAARPGVIIGKKGTDIEKLRKTIGSMTSSDVSLNIVEIRKPEVDAKLVAQGIADQLERRIAFRRAMKRAVQSAMRLGADGIRVACGGRLGGAEIARSESYREGRVPLHTLRANMDYAEAQAHTAYGVCGVKVWIFKGEILGHDPMAFDRLMMEAQTSGVRPARDDRR
- the rplN gene encoding 50S ribosomal protein L14 translates to MIQMQSNLDVADNSGAKRVQCIKVLGGSKRRVAGVGDIIVVSIKEAQPRGKVKKGDVHRAVIVRTAKDIHRADGSTIRFDSNAAVLVNKNEEPIGTRIFGPVVRELRGKKHMKIISLAPEVL
- the rpmC gene encoding 50S ribosomal protein L29, which produces MAKKIEYNGQSDDQLSDALGNLKREQFNLRFQAATNQLEKPSRVREVRKDIARIKTLQSQRSAATGK
- the rplE gene encoding 50S ribosomal protein L5; the encoded protein is MTEKFGYKNVLEVPRIEKIVLNMGVGEATQDKKRVDQAASEMELIAGQKPVITKAKKSIAQFKLREGMPIGVKVTLRRDRMYEFLDRFITIALPRVRDFRGLNPKSFDGRGNYACGLKEQIVFPEINYDRIDKVRGMDVIVTTSARTDDEARELLRLFGFPFPRDEADEEKKAA
- the rplV gene encoding 50S ribosomal protein L22, which encodes MSKPKSPRKVGDKEALSVGTQIRGSAQKLGLVAALIRGKKAGDALNILTFSTKGMAVDARKVLASAIANAENNHNLDVDALVVAEASVGKSITMKRFATRGRGKSTRILKPFSRLRIVVREQEEA
- the rplP gene encoding 50S ribosomal protein L16 — encoded protein: MLQPKRTKFRKAFKGRISGDAKGGTALNFGAYGLKALEPERITARQIEAARRAITRHIKRQGRLWIRIFPDLPVSGKPAEVRMGKGKGSPEFWAARVKPGRILFELDGVPGPLAAEAFERAAMKLPIKTKVVARLGDTTHLGGE
- the rplX gene encoding 50S ribosomal protein L24, producing the protein MAAAKIKKGDQVIVLSGKDKGKTGTVTASMPKDGKVIVGGINVATRHSKPTQGDPQGGLKRFEAPMHASKVAHVTADGKPTRVRFEMQDGKKVRIAVKTGEKIGG
- the rpsH gene encoding 30S ribosomal protein S8, with the translated sequence MAVTDPLGDLLTRIRNGQRAKKDSVLSPASKLRTRVLDVLQREGYIRGYSDEEMGPVKGVRIELKYFEGQPAIKHVARVSKPGRRIYSGSNDLPRVMNGLGITIVSTPRGVLSDAEAREQNVGGEVLAEVF
- the rpsS gene encoding 30S ribosomal protein S19 produces the protein MARSVWKGPFVDLHLLKKAEVAQDQNGRTGPIKTWSRRSTILPQFVGLTFSVYNGRKFVPVSVNEDMVGMKLGEFAPTRYFPGHAADKKGKR
- the rpsQ gene encoding 30S ribosomal protein S17 — protein: MPKRVLTGLIVSDKGDKTVVVNVERKVKHPLYGKIIRRSKKYHAHDETNEFKQGETVRIEETAPISKLKTWKVVDRVNTHATPERVEIDEPATA
- the rpsN gene encoding 30S ribosomal protein S14, encoding MAKLSSVNKNERRKKMVKQYAPKWAKLKAAANDQSLDETERLIARLKMAELPRNSNPTRVRNRCEITGRPRAYYRKFRLARVMLRDLANKGLIPGLTKSSW
- the rplF gene encoding 50S ribosomal protein L6 — protein: MSRIGKKAVPVPTGVTATIEGKQMTVKGPKGTLNLAMRDEITYTVEDGGISVQPANDSKQARAFWGMQRTMVQNLVTGVTDGFTKKLLITGVGYRAAAQGRNLKLQLGYSHDVNIDVPEGIEVKTPDATTVEISGADKQKVGQLAAEIRRWRKPEPYKGKGIKYDGEFIFRKEGKKK